The Variovorax sp. J2L1-78 genome segment AACTGGTGGGCGAGGTGCTGCGCGTGGTCGAGTCGCTGGCCGACGAGGGCATGACGCTCCTGATGGTCACGCACGAGATGAGCTTCGCCCGCAAGGTGGGCGACCGCGTGATCTTCATGCACCAGGGCCGCGTCCACGAGATGGGGCCGCCGGCCGAGCTGTTCAGCAATCCTCAAACGCCGGAGCTGAAGCAGTTCCTGTCGTCGCTGCACGACTGACGCCCTGCAGTGCCCCGTCCGGCCGCCGGCCGGAGAATCCACGCCATGCAACTCAAGTGGATGGAAGACTTCATCGTGCTGGCGCAGACCCGCAGCTTCACGCGCGCGGCCGAACTGCGCCATGTCACGCACCCAGCCTTCGGCCGCCGCATCCGCGCGCTGGAGTCGTGGGCCGGAACGGCACTGGTCGAGCGCGGCAGTTCGCCCGTGGCATTGACGCCTGCCGGCGACAGCTTCCTGGAAAACGCCACGCAGGTGGTGCGGGGCGTTGAAGGCTCGCGCGAGGAAATGCGCAGCGTGGCCGGCCGTCAGGCGCGCACGGTGACGGTGGCCACCGGCCGTACCCTGGCACGCACGGTGCTGGCCGACGCGCTGGTGCGGCTGCAACCCGTGCTGCGGCAGGGCGAGGTGCGGGTGCTGACCGGCGCGCTGGCCGAGATCGTTCGCATGCTCGAACACAACGAGGTGGACTTCTCGTTGATCTTCCATCACGCCGCGCTCACCTTCCGGCTCGACGGGCGGCAGTTCGCCCACGCGACAGTCGCCTCCGACAAGCTGGTGCCGGTGTCCCGCACCGATGCGCGCGGCGTTGCGCTCCATGGGTTCGACGTGCCCGGCGACGTGCCCTTCCTGTCGTATGCGCGCACCCTGGCCATGGGCCGCATGGTGGAAGACCTGCTCGTGAACAACATGCAGGCGCCGCGCCTGAAACGCCATATCGAATGCGATTCGGCCGACGCGCTGTATGAATACGTGCTCCGCGGCCTGGGCGTCGCGTGGCTGCCGTGGTCGATGGTGCAGGCGGACTGCAAGGCCGGCCGCCTGATCGCCGTGGGCGGCCGGCGCCTGGAGATCCGCTTCGAGGTGCGGCTGTACCGGCCCAAGCGCCGGCTGGGCGAACTGGCCGAGGCCGTCTGGCACGCGATGACGCCGCGTTGACCAGGCCCCAATCGGCACGGGATCGTGCTCCGACGGCACCACGGTGGGCCGCCGGGATTCGCAGAATTCGCGCAGTCCCACCCAACCCGAGGCACCCACGATGCATCATTTCCGTCCCCTCTTTTCCTGCGTCACCCTGGCCCTGTGCGGCCTGGCCTGGTCGGCCGGCGCTGCCCTGGCCGATGTGTACCCGAGCAAGCCCATCACCCTGGTGGTCGGCTACCCGCCGGGCGGCTCCACCGACCTGACCGGGCGCGCGCTGGGCCTGGAGCTGTCGCAGCGCCTGGGCGTGCCGGTCGTCATCGAGAACGTGGGCGGTGCGGGTGGCGCCATCGGCGCGCAGAAGGTGGCCAATGCCGCGCCCGACGGCTACACGCTGCTGGTCGGTGCCAACAACGAGGTGGCGATCAGCCGACTGGTCAACCCCAGCGTGCGCTACGACCTGAAGGACTTCACGCCCATCGGCCTGGTCGCGTCGCAACCGCTGGTCCTGGTCGCCTCGCCCACGGCCGGCGTGAAGAATGCCAACGACCTGCTGGCGCTGCTGAAGAAGAACCCCGGCAAGTTCAGCTATGGCAGTTCCGGCGTGGGCACCTCGCTGCACCTGGCGGGCGAAATGGTCAAGCAGCAGGGCGGCGTGTTCATGACGCATGTGCCGTACCGGGGCGTGGCCCCGCTCACCAACGACCTGCTCGGCGGCAACATCGAGTTCGGCATGTTCGTGCTCTCCAGTGCCCTGCCCTACATCCGCAACGGCAAGATGGTGGCGCTGGGCACCACCGAGGCGAAGCGTTCGGCCATCACGCCGGACCTGCCCGCACTCGGCGAGAGCCCCGCGCTGAAGGGCCTGGACATCGGCGTCTGGTTCGCCCTGCTGGGGCCGGCCAGGTTGCCTGAGCCGGTGCAGGTCAGCCTCAAGAAGGCGCTGGCCGACATCCTGCAATCGCCCGACTTCCGCAAGAAGATGGAAGCCAGCAGTTCGGTCGTCCCGGCGGTGCCAGTGGACCTTGACCGGTTCCTGGTCTCGGAGACCGCCAAGTACCAGAAGATCGTCCAGTTCGCGAACATCAAGGAGTGAGCGTGCCCCCATCGACATTCGACCTCTCCGCCCCCGACCTGTCGGCCTGGCGGGCCGGCAACACCGGCACCGAAGGCGTGTGGCGCTTCGAAGCGGACGCGGCCGGCCGCCACGTGATGATCTCTGCGCTGGTCCACGGCAACGAGGTCTGCGGCGCCTGGGCCTTGAAGGGTCTGCTGGACGCCGGCGTGCGACCGCAACGCGGCAGCCTCACGCTGGCTTTCTGCAATCTCGAGGCCTTCGATCGCTTCGACCCCGCCGACCATGACGCGTCGCGCTTCGTCGACGAAGACCTCAACCGCCAATGGTCGGCCGATCGCATCGCCGAAGGCGGCACGCGCGAACGCCGCCGCGCCGCCGCGCTGCAGCCGCATCTCGCCCAGGCCGACTGGCTGCTCGACCTGCATTCGATGCACGAGCCTTCCCCGCCGCTGACGCTCACCGGCCCGCTGCCACGCAATCTCGCGCTGGCGCGGCAGTTGCGCAGCCCGGAACACGTCGTCATCGACGCCGGCCACCAGGACGGCGTTCGCAT includes the following:
- a CDS encoding LysR family transcriptional regulator, translating into MQLKWMEDFIVLAQTRSFTRAAELRHVTHPAFGRRIRALESWAGTALVERGSSPVALTPAGDSFLENATQVVRGVEGSREEMRSVAGRQARTVTVATGRTLARTVLADALVRLQPVLRQGEVRVLTGALAEIVRMLEHNEVDFSLIFHHAALTFRLDGRQFAHATVASDKLVPVSRTDARGVALHGFDVPGDVPFLSYARTLAMGRMVEDLLVNNMQAPRLKRHIECDSADALYEYVLRGLGVAWLPWSMVQADCKAGRLIAVGGRRLEIRFEVRLYRPKRRLGELAEAVWHAMTPR
- a CDS encoding Bug family tripartite tricarboxylate transporter substrate binding protein — protein: MHHFRPLFSCVTLALCGLAWSAGAALADVYPSKPITLVVGYPPGGSTDLTGRALGLELSQRLGVPVVIENVGGAGGAIGAQKVANAAPDGYTLLVGANNEVAISRLVNPSVRYDLKDFTPIGLVASQPLVLVASPTAGVKNANDLLALLKKNPGKFSYGSSGVGTSLHLAGEMVKQQGGVFMTHVPYRGVAPLTNDLLGGNIEFGMFVLSSALPYIRNGKMVALGTTEAKRSAITPDLPALGESPALKGLDIGVWFALLGPARLPEPVQVSLKKALADILQSPDFRKKMEASSSVVPAVPVDLDRFLVSETAKYQKIVQFANIKE
- a CDS encoding succinylglutamate desuccinylase, yielding MPPSTFDLSAPDLSAWRAGNTGTEGVWRFEADAAGRHVMISALVHGNEVCGAWALKGLLDAGVRPQRGSLTLAFCNLEAFDRFDPADHDASRFVDEDLNRQWSADRIAEGGTRERRRAAALQPHLAQADWLLDLHSMHEPSPPLTLTGPLPRNLALARQLRSPEHVVIDAGHQDGVRMRDFGRFGAPDADPTNDALALLVECGFHGALASRTVAQDQCARILRAAGTLDEAAIAQQLAGWLQPDAPRQWALDVTGPVVARSADFRFAQPFTGLEVIAQAGTVIGWNDGEPVTAPYDDCVLVMPSTRQARAGVTVVRYAHRRAL